In Niallia sp. FSL W8-0635, one genomic interval encodes:
- a CDS encoding DUF1177 domain-containing protein — protein sequence MVLKQTLVALETLDNAFVTGEIVADLFKEYPNVQTDVVKVTGEKGSTDFIKITIPGSKGKSSGGTVPTVGIIGRLGGIGARPSRIGLVSDADGAVAAIASALKLADMQVKGDVLTGDVIVSTHICPDAPTRPHEPVDFMDSPVDILTMNKHEVIPEMDSIISIDTTKGNRVVNHKGIALSPTVKEGYILRVSEDLLRIMEMTTGKFPITFPITSQDITPYGNDLYHINSILQPSVATDAPVIGLAITAQSIVPGCGTGASHETDIADAVRFSVEVAKETTSGTCQFYDQDEFNRMTTLYGSMKVLQTMGKATSPQS from the coding sequence ATGGTATTAAAACAAACTTTAGTAGCGTTAGAAACATTAGATAATGCATTTGTAACAGGGGAGATTGTTGCGGATTTATTTAAAGAATATCCAAATGTACAAACAGATGTTGTAAAAGTAACAGGGGAAAAAGGAAGTACAGATTTCATTAAAATTACAATTCCTGGATCAAAAGGTAAATCAAGTGGCGGCACCGTTCCGACAGTAGGCATTATTGGAAGACTAGGAGGCATTGGGGCACGTCCAAGCAGAATTGGATTAGTTTCTGATGCAGATGGAGCAGTAGCTGCCATTGCTTCTGCACTAAAGTTAGCAGATATGCAGGTAAAAGGAGATGTACTAACTGGTGATGTTATTGTTTCTACCCATATTTGTCCAGATGCTCCAACTAGACCACATGAGCCAGTCGACTTTATGGATTCTCCAGTCGACATATTAACAATGAATAAGCATGAAGTAATTCCAGAAATGGACAGTATTATTTCGATTGATACAACAAAAGGAAATAGAGTAGTTAATCATAAAGGTATTGCTCTTTCTCCAACAGTTAAAGAAGGTTACATCCTTCGAGTGAGTGAGGACTTATTAAGAATTATGGAAATGACAACAGGGAAATTCCCAATCACCTTCCCGATTACTTCACAAGATATAACACCATATGGAAATGATTTGTATCATATTAATTCTATTTTACAGCCATCTGTTGCAACAGATGCTCCTGTAATTGGATTGGCAATAACAGCTCAATCGATTGTGCCAGGATGTGGCACTGGTGCTAGCCATGAAACGGATATTGCAGATGCAGTTCGTTTTTCAGTAGAGGTTGCAAAGGAAACAACTAGTGGTACTTGCCAATTTTATGATCAAGATGAATTTAATAGAATGACAACATTATATGGTTCAATGAAGGTGCTACAAACAATGGGGAAAGCTACTTCTCCACAATCCTGA
- a CDS encoding DUF917 domain-containing protein, with amino-acid sequence MTIKLDKQIVEFAVYGGAVLGGGGGGKIEDGLQIGRLALEVGQPILKTAEEMAEEDLLVTVSLVGAPAAKEQYVKPVHYVKAIELLASKLDQPLQGIITNENGAGTTVNGWFQSSMTGLPVVDLPCNGRAHPTGTMGSLNLSEIPTYISHQAAVGGKGDKYVEMLISGSLDTTAKTVRQLSVEAGGLVAVARNPITVGYAKQNGAKGAISQAIQIGKALLSTKGEAAIEAVVSELGGSVVTEGTVTAFTLETIGGFDVGKVTINDCYDMTFWNEYMTIEKDGDRFGTFPDLIMTLDAKTARPIVTAEIEKGQKVAVITVPKEKLRLSSTMSNQKLIKPIEKIINKEIISYL; translated from the coding sequence GTGACCATAAAATTAGATAAACAAATCGTAGAGTTTGCGGTATATGGCGGTGCCGTACTTGGTGGCGGCGGAGGAGGAAAAATAGAAGATGGTCTTCAGATAGGTCGTCTTGCTTTAGAAGTAGGCCAGCCGATTTTAAAAACGGCGGAGGAAATGGCAGAGGAAGATTTGCTTGTAACTGTTTCATTAGTTGGTGCTCCAGCAGCAAAGGAGCAATATGTAAAACCTGTCCATTATGTTAAAGCAATTGAACTACTAGCCAGTAAGCTGGACCAACCCCTTCAAGGTATTATTACTAATGAAAATGGTGCTGGGACGACAGTGAATGGCTGGTTTCAATCATCTATGACTGGATTACCAGTAGTGGATCTTCCTTGTAACGGTAGAGCCCATCCAACTGGAACAATGGGTTCGTTAAACTTATCAGAAATTCCAACTTATATTTCTCATCAAGCAGCTGTAGGTGGAAAAGGAGATAAGTATGTAGAAATGCTTATCTCTGGTTCATTGGATACAACAGCGAAAACCGTTCGTCAATTATCCGTTGAAGCTGGCGGGTTGGTGGCAGTGGCAAGAAATCCTATAACAGTAGGTTACGCAAAGCAAAACGGAGCTAAGGGAGCGATTTCGCAGGCAATCCAAATAGGAAAAGCTTTGTTATCTACTAAAGGAGAAGCGGCTATTGAAGCAGTTGTTTCTGAATTAGGAGGATCGGTTGTAACTGAAGGGACAGTAACTGCATTTACTTTAGAAACCATAGGTGGTTTCGATGTAGGAAAAGTAACCATTAACGATTGCTATGATATGACCTTCTGGAACGAATATATGACAATCGAAAAAGATGGAGACCGCTTTGGGACTTTTCCGGATCTTATTATGACACTGGATGCGAAAACCGCAAGACCGATTGTAACAGCCGAGATAGAAAAAGGTCAGAAAGTAGCTGTTATAACCGTACCGAAGGAAAAATTGCGCCTAAGTAGTACGATGAGCAACCAAAAGCTAATAAAGCCAATTGAAAAAATAATAAATAAAGAGATTATTTCTTATCTTTAA
- a CDS encoding OPT/YSL family transporter — translation MKQVDSEKKHPRLFEPVSLILTIVTAVFGAIIGMQIIVSLGVTPNTSIIGALIAMLIARIPVTMFKRYKSIHRQNLVQTSISAATFGAANSLLIPIGIPFLIGAPDLIIPMLIGATLAMFADAAILYKLFDSKLFPASGTWAPGVATAQAIVAGDKGGKRAGLLGIGTLIGIIGSILHIPMSAFGVAFIGNIWALTMFGIGLLFRQYSIPVFGVDVNALYIPHGIMIGAGIVALVQVALLIFGKDKRKQKGKNQEVAASLENIQDDSNFTTPIGVAKKTLGIGFIVYMIIALIIALTGGLITDMSVGMLIGFLFFAAFAAFVHELIVGIAAMHSGWFPAFAVAFITLLIGMMIGFPPLALALLAGFSAATGPAFADMGYDFKTGHILRGNGSDKKYEIDGRKQQYMTSLVAFGVALLTVLITYKGYFANNLVPPIDAVYVSTIQAGTSMEVARQLLIWAIPGAILQILGGSSRQLGVMFATGLLILTPYAGIAVLAGIIIRVIWVKKKGKEAETPMSILAAGFIAGDALYSFFNSVFKLGK, via the coding sequence ATGAAACAAGTAGATTCAGAAAAAAAACACCCTCGTTTATTTGAACCCGTTTCCCTTATTTTAACAATTGTTACAGCGGTTTTTGGGGCAATTATTGGGATGCAGATCATTGTATCCTTAGGAGTTACGCCAAATACATCTATCATAGGTGCACTTATTGCTATGCTGATTGCTAGAATTCCAGTCACTATGTTTAAAAGATATAAGTCTATCCATAGACAAAATTTAGTTCAAACATCTATATCTGCAGCGACATTCGGGGCTGCAAATAGCTTATTAATTCCAATAGGAATTCCTTTTTTAATAGGTGCTCCCGATTTAATTATTCCGATGCTAATAGGTGCTACATTGGCTATGTTTGCAGATGCAGCAATTTTATATAAATTATTTGATTCAAAACTATTTCCTGCATCTGGTACATGGGCACCAGGAGTAGCAACGGCACAAGCTATAGTAGCAGGAGATAAAGGAGGCAAAAGAGCAGGACTTCTTGGTATAGGAACACTTATTGGAATAATAGGTTCCATTCTACATATTCCGATGTCTGCCTTTGGAGTTGCATTTATCGGAAACATTTGGGCTTTAACGATGTTTGGAATTGGCTTACTATTCCGTCAATATTCTATTCCTGTTTTTGGTGTAGATGTAAATGCACTTTATATTCCCCATGGCATTATGATTGGTGCTGGAATCGTGGCATTAGTCCAAGTGGCGCTATTGATTTTCGGCAAAGATAAAAGAAAACAAAAGGGAAAAAATCAAGAGGTTGCCGCTTCTTTAGAAAATATCCAAGATGATTCCAATTTTACAACACCTATTGGAGTAGCTAAAAAGACTTTAGGAATTGGATTTATTGTTTATATGATTATTGCTTTAATTATTGCCTTAACAGGTGGTCTTATTACAGATATGTCAGTTGGCATGTTGATTGGATTTTTATTTTTTGCCGCGTTTGCTGCTTTTGTTCATGAATTAATTGTTGGTATTGCAGCCATGCATTCAGGCTGGTTTCCAGCGTTTGCCGTTGCATTTATTACGCTTCTTATCGGAATGATGATCGGTTTCCCACCGTTAGCACTAGCTTTACTTGCTGGTTTCAGTGCAGCAACGGGTCCAGCCTTTGCTGATATGGGTTATGACTTTAAAACTGGACATATTCTTAGAGGAAATGGCTCAGATAAAAAATATGAAATAGATGGAAGAAAGCAACAGTATATGACGTCTTTGGTTGCCTTTGGAGTAGCGCTACTAACAGTGCTTATCACATATAAAGGATACTTTGCCAATAATCTAGTCCCTCCGATTGATGCTGTATATGTTTCTACTATTCAGGCAGGTACTTCAATGGAAGTCGCTCGACAATTACTAATTTGGGCAATTCCAGGTGCCATCCTCCAAATACTTGGGGGTTCAAGTCGACAACTAGGCGTTATGTTTGCAACAGGCTTATTAATATTAACTCCATATGCAGGAATTGCTGTATTAGCAGGAATTATTATTCGTGTAATTTGGGTGAAGAAAAAAGGTAAAGAAGCGGAAACGCCAATGAGTATATTGGCTGCAGGGTTTATTGCCGGAGATGCACTATATAGTTTCTTTAACTCTGTATTTAAATTAGGGAAATGA